A region of Pasteurellaceae bacterium Orientalotternb1 DNA encodes the following proteins:
- a CDS encoding transcriptional regulator: MMNDKLPININDLLTRKTIEDERIEFKESWNPESILHTLCAFANDFHNLGGGYVIVGIAEENGIPQLPPKGLQTEQIDKIRKALLQLEKSDIVPTFHTLTSTYEIQGKLILVIWAVAGEMRPYRAKKSLSAKHSENWAYYIRQHSNTIEAKGEIEQELLALANKIPFDDRLCMSATLDDLEPHLIREFLTEIRSDLAQTAKHLSTEELAKRMNIVGGVPEALFPKNVGLLFFNSQPALFFPATQIDVVYFPQGVAGGVIEEKIFKGPLGRITQDALQYIKNRYLQEKIVKVSYQAEALRFWNYPFLAIEEAIVNAVYHRDYEIREPIEVRITPTAIEVLSYPGPDRSIKIADLQAGRAVSRRYRNRRVGEFLKDLDLTEGRSTGVPTILREMAANGSPEASFETDEERSYFLIRLPIHSEMANFAQDTDLDTDLDTDLDTDLDIPQDVALEGELVSKLITQLALGEQGITQLMQALGIQHKRHFRTAYILPAIENGIVEMTLPNKPTSRNQKYRLTPLGVRYLMKK; the protein is encoded by the coding sequence ATGATGAATGATAAATTACCGATTAATATCAATGACCTGCTTACTCGTAAAACGATTGAAGATGAACGTATCGAATTTAAAGAGAGCTGGAATCCCGAAAGCATTTTGCATACCTTATGTGCTTTTGCGAACGATTTCCATAATTTAGGAGGAGGCTATGTTATTGTTGGGATTGCAGAAGAAAATGGCATTCCACAGTTACCCCCTAAAGGTTTACAGACAGAGCAAATTGATAAAATTCGCAAAGCACTTTTACAGCTGGAAAAAAGTGATATTGTGCCAACGTTTCATACTTTAACTTCAACCTATGAAATTCAAGGCAAACTGATTTTAGTCATATGGGCAGTTGCGGGTGAAATGCGACCGTATCGAGCCAAAAAATCGCTTTCAGCCAAACATAGTGAAAATTGGGCGTACTATATTCGCCAGCACTCAAACACGATTGAAGCTAAAGGGGAAATTGAGCAGGAGCTACTGGCTTTAGCGAATAAAATCCCTTTTGATGACAGACTATGTATGTCAGCAACATTGGATGATCTGGAGCCACATCTTATCCGTGAATTTCTAACTGAAATTCGGAGCGATTTAGCTCAAACAGCTAAGCATCTTTCTACCGAAGAATTAGCAAAAAGAATGAATATTGTTGGCGGTGTGCCTGAAGCCCTATTTCCAAAAAATGTTGGGTTACTCTTTTTTAACAGCCAGCCAGCTCTCTTTTTCCCTGCGACACAAATTGATGTTGTTTATTTCCCGCAAGGGGTTGCAGGCGGAGTAATTGAAGAAAAAATTTTCAAAGGACCGCTTGGACGTATTACTCAAGATGCCTTGCAATACATAAAAAATCGTTATTTGCAGGAAAAGATTGTCAAGGTGTCTTATCAGGCAGAAGCACTGCGATTTTGGAATTATCCGTTTCTTGCAATTGAAGAAGCCATAGTGAATGCGGTTTATCACCGTGATTATGAAATTCGAGAACCAATTGAAGTGCGTATCACTCCCACAGCAATTGAAGTTCTCAGCTATCCAGGGCCTGATCGCTCAATTAAGATTGCAGATCTACAGGCAGGCAGAGCAGTGAGTCGTCGTTACCGCAATCGCCGAGTGGGTGAGTTTCTGAAAGATCTTGATTTAACCGAAGGGAGATCAACAGGAGTACCCACAATTTTGCGTGAAATGGCAGCAAACGGTTCTCCCGAAGCAAGTTTTGAAACAGATGAAGAACGAAGCTATTTCTTAATTCGTCTACCTATTCATAGTGAAATGGCAAATTTTGCACAAGATACCGACCTAGATACCGACCTAGATACCGACCTAGATACCGACCTAGATATTCCACAAGATGTTGCTCTAGAAGGGGAGTTGGTGAGCAAGTTAATCACGCAACTAGCACTGGGAGAGCAAGGTATAACGCAACTTATGCAAGCCCTTGGCATACAGCATAAACGGCATTTTAGAACCGCATACATTCTGCCCGCAATAGAAAATGGCATAGTGGAAATGACCTTGCCGAATAAACCGACTAGCCGAAATCAAAAATATCGCTTAACCCCACTCGGTGTACGTTATCTGATGAAAAAATAA
- a CDS encoding N-6 DNA methylase — protein sequence MLTGKIRSDIDKLWEKFWTGGITDPLTVIKQISYLVFARMLDMQEEASERKAHRTGKPFKRIFPDTPEGQALRWKNFRQMSGASLYQHLKNEVFPHFTELAANGANLGKTGEYMKQASVEIKNESVLVSAVELVDQLPLNQSDVKGDIYEYLLSKLSTAGINGQFRTPRHIIDMMVALVAPKPNETVCDPACGTAGFLVRTVEYLHKTHTSQDYLQPDEEGNVHYIGDLLTDAERQFMLNQMFWGFDFDSTMLSVSSMNMLLHGIAGANICYQDTLNKSIQTHYPDQEKNFFDVILANPPFKGSLDEANTNPSVLNVVKTKKTELLFVAHILNALKLGGRAGVIVPDGVLFGSSKAHKQLRQTLIEQNQLEAVISLPSGVFKPYAGVSTAILLFSKGGNTRQVWFYDVQADGYSLDDKRSPVAQNDLPAVEKAWADYKTLLLANQNEDITRRFGDKTQPSFVVDVADIVANGYDLSINRYKEVVHQEQEYDSPCEILARIESLEAEIQQELAELKALINA from the coding sequence ATGCTCACAGGCAAAATTCGCAGTGATATTGATAAATTATGGGAAAAATTCTGGACAGGCGGCATTACCGATCCGCTGACCGTCATCAAACAAATTAGCTATTTAGTCTTCGCCCGAATGCTCGATATGCAAGAAGAAGCGAGCGAACGCAAAGCACATCGCACGGGCAAGCCATTTAAACGCATTTTCCCTGACACGCCAGAAGGGCAAGCATTGCGTTGGAAAAACTTCCGCCAGATGTCGGGAGCATCGCTCTATCAGCACTTAAAAAATGAAGTGTTTCCCCATTTCACCGAGCTTGCCGCCAACGGGGCAAATCTGGGTAAAACAGGCGAATATATGAAACAAGCCTCCGTGGAAATCAAAAATGAAAGTGTGTTGGTGTCGGCGGTGGAACTTGTCGATCAGCTACCACTCAATCAAAGCGATGTAAAAGGCGATATTTACGAATATTTATTGAGCAAACTTTCAACAGCGGGCATTAACGGACAGTTCCGCACCCCTCGCCATATCATTGATATGATGGTGGCATTAGTTGCCCCAAAACCGAACGAAACCGTGTGCGATCCTGCCTGTGGCACTGCGGGGTTTTTAGTGCGAACAGTGGAATATCTGCATAAAACGCACACCAGCCAAGACTATTTGCAGCCTGATGAAGAAGGTAATGTTCATTACATTGGTGATTTATTAACCGATGCCGAACGGCAATTTATGTTGAACCAGATGTTTTGGGGATTCGACTTTGATAGCACGATGTTGAGTGTCTCCAGTATGAATATGCTGTTGCACGGTATTGCAGGAGCAAATATTTGCTATCAAGATACCTTAAATAAGTCGATCCAAACCCATTACCCAGACCAAGAGAAAAATTTCTTCGATGTCATTTTGGCAAACCCACCATTTAAAGGCAGCCTAGACGAAGCGAATACCAACCCTAGTGTCTTAAACGTGGTGAAAACCAAAAAAACGGAATTGCTGTTTGTTGCCCATATTCTCAATGCATTGAAACTCGGTGGCAGAGCGGGTGTGATTGTGCCTGATGGCGTGTTGTTTGGTTCTTCTAAAGCACACAAGCAACTGCGTCAAACACTGATTGAACAAAACCAGTTAGAAGCCGTGATTAGCTTGCCAAGCGGGGTGTTCAAACCCTATGCAGGCGTTTCTACTGCGATTTTACTATTCAGCAAAGGCGGCAATACTCGCCAAGTGTGGTTTTATGATGTACAGGCAGATGGTTATAGCCTTGATGATAAACGTTCACCCGTCGCTCAAAATGATTTACCTGCCGTCGAAAAAGCGTGGGCAGACTATAAAACGTTGTTGCTTGCCAATCAAAATGAAGACATTACTCGCCGTTTCGGTGATAAAACCCAACCAAGTTTCGTGGTGGATGTGGCCGATATTGTGGCAAATGGCTACGATCTATCGATCAATCGCTACAAAGAGGTTGTGCATCAAGAGCAGGAATACGACTCACCTTGTGAAATTTTAGCTCGAATTGAAAGTCTCGAAGCTGAAATTCAACAAGAACTGGCAGAACTAAAAGCGTTAATCAACGCATAA
- a CDS encoding 50S ribosomal protein L10, whose amino-acid sequence MALNLQDKQAIVAEVNEAAKGALSAVVADSRGVTVDKMTELRKTARESGVTMRVVRNTLLRRAVEGTEFECLKDTFTGPTLIAFSTEHPGAAARLLKDFAKANKEFEIKGAAFEGKVQDVEFLATLPTYEEAIARLMGTMKEAAAGKLVRTLAALRDKLQEAA is encoded by the coding sequence ATGGCATTAAATCTTCAAGACAAACAAGCAATTGTTGCTGAAGTAAACGAAGCTGCCAAAGGTGCCCTTTCTGCTGTCGTTGCGGACTCTCGCGGTGTAACAGTAGATAAAATGACCGAGTTACGTAAAACAGCTCGTGAATCAGGCGTGACAATGCGTGTAGTACGTAATACTTTATTACGTCGTGCGGTTGAAGGCACTGAATTCGAGTGTTTAAAAGACACGTTTACTGGTCCAACTCTTATCGCATTCTCTACTGAACATCCAGGTGCAGCAGCACGTTTGTTAAAAGATTTTGCGAAAGCAAACAAAGAGTTTGAAATTAAAGGTGCAGCCTTTGAAGGTAAAGTACAAGATGTTGAATTCTTGGCAACATTACCAACTTACGAAGAAGCAATTGCACGTTTAATGGGCACAATGAAAGAAGCTGCGGCAGGCAAACTTGTTCGCACTCTTGCAGCATTACGCGACAAATTACAAGAAGCGGCTTAA
- a CDS encoding 50S ribosomal protein L7/L12: MSLTNEQIIEAIASKSVSEIVELITAMEEKFGVSAAAAAVAVAAGPAEAAEEKTEFDVILANAGANKVAVIKAVRGATGLGLKEAKDLVESAPAALKEGISKAEAEALKKELEEAGAQVEIK, encoded by the coding sequence ATGTCATTAACTAACGAACAAATCATTGAAGCGATTGCTTCTAAATCAGTATCAGAAATCGTTGAATTAATCACAGCGATGGAAGAAAAATTCGGTGTATCAGCAGCGGCGGCAGCAGTTGCAGTAGCAGCTGGTCCAGCAGAAGCAGCAGAAGAGAAAACTGAATTCGACGTAATCCTTGCTAACGCAGGTGCGAACAAAGTTGCTGTAATCAAAGCAGTACGTGGTGCAACTGGCTTAGGCTTAAAAGAAGCGAAAGACTTAGTTGAATCTGCTCCAGCAGCATTAAAAGAAGGCATCTCTAAAGCTGAAGCTGAAGCACTTAAGAAAGAATTAGAAGAGGCTGGTGCACAAGTAGAAATCAAATAA
- a CDS encoding addiction module protein has translation MANWSQQLPYNQLPSLPPQHELESKTILKQAIRARAALAELKQAAELIPNQTMLINTLPIMEARASSEIENIVTTTDKIFQSLQLDNEEYDSATKEALQYRTALFSGFQSLKKIPLCTQTAVLVCSEIKGREMDVRRMTGTVLRNGVNGEVIYTPPEGETLLRDKLANWEKFIHNSDDLDPLIILAVAHYQFEAIHPFTDGNGRTGRILNSLLLIEKGLLTLPILYLSRYIVANKVDYYRLLLEVTTKDNWQDWILYILKGIEETATWTVAKIEAIKSLAVETRHYIQHKLPQIYSHELVELLFEQPYTRIINLEKAGIAKRQTASKYLKELCEIGVLQELLVGRDKLFIHPKLMGLLRGDNNFFLPYE, from the coding sequence ATGGCTAATTGGAGTCAGCAATTACCCTATAATCAGCTTCCCTCCCTTCCCCCACAACACGAGCTAGAAAGCAAAACTATTTTAAAGCAAGCTATCCGTGCACGTGCAGCATTAGCAGAATTAAAACAAGCGGCGGAGCTTATCCCAAATCAGACGATGCTTATCAATACGTTGCCGATTATGGAGGCGAGAGCGAGTAGTGAAATTGAAAATATTGTAACGACAACGGATAAGATTTTTCAGTCTTTGCAGTTAGATAATGAAGAATACGATTCTGCAACGAAAGAAGCATTACAATATCGTACAGCTCTGTTTTCAGGTTTCCAAAGCTTAAAAAAAATTCCACTTTGTACACAAACAGCCGTGTTGGTTTGCAGTGAGATTAAAGGGCGTGAAATGGATGTTCGTAGAATGACTGGAACGGTGTTACGCAATGGTGTGAATGGTGAGGTGATTTATACTCCACCCGAAGGGGAAACCTTGCTCCGTGATAAATTGGCGAATTGGGAGAAGTTTATTCATAATAGCGACGATCTCGATCCTCTGATTATTTTAGCGGTGGCACATTATCAATTTGAGGCAATTCACCCTTTTACTGACGGAAATGGTAGAACAGGACGCATATTGAACAGTTTGCTGCTCATTGAGAAAGGGTTGCTTACTTTGCCGATTCTCTATTTGAGCCGTTATATCGTTGCCAATAAAGTCGATTACTATCGTTTGTTGTTGGAAGTGACGACAAAAGATAATTGGCAGGATTGGATTCTCTATATTCTGAAAGGTATTGAAGAAACAGCAACTTGGACGGTTGCTAAAATTGAAGCGATAAAATCGTTGGCGGTGGAAACTCGCCACTATATTCAGCATAAGTTGCCTCAAATTTACAGTCATGAATTAGTTGAATTGCTCTTTGAGCAGCCCTATACACGGATTATCAATTTGGAAAAAGCTGGCATTGCGAAGCGTCAGACAGCATCAAAATATTTGAAAGAATTGTGCGAAATCGGGGTATTGCAAGAGTTGTTAGTTGGAAGAGATAAGCTCTTTATTCATCCCAAATTAATGGGGCTGTTGCGTGGCGATAATAACTTCTTTTTACCGTATGAATAA
- a CDS encoding DNA-directed RNA polymerase subunit beta: MAYSYSEKKRIRKSFGKRPQVLNVPYLLTIQLDSFDKFIQRDPEGQQGLEAAFRSVFPIVSNNGSTELQYVSYELGEPVFDVRECQIRGTTYAAPLRVKLRLVTFDREAAAGTVKDIKEQNVYMGEIPLMTDNGTFVINGTERVIVSQLHRSPGVFFDSDKGKTHASGKVLYNARIIPYRGSWLDFEFDPKDNLYARIDRRRKLPATIILRALGYTTEEILNLFFEKVNFEIKDNQLLMELVPERLRGETAAFDIEAEGKVYVESGRRITARHIRALEKDNITQINVPTEYIVGKVTARDYIDLETGEVVCSANTELNLELLAKLAQAGYHQIEVLFTNDLDYGPYISETLRVDPTYDRLSALVEIYRMMRPGEPPTKEAAEGLFDNMFFSSDRYDLSAVGRMKFNRSLDIPEGEGTGILSNDDIIGVMKKLIEIRNGRGEVDDIDHLGNRRIRSVGEMAENQFRIGLVRVERAVRERLSLGDLDGVAPQDLINAKPISAAVKEFFGSSQLSQFMDQNNPLSEVTHKRRISALGPGGLTRERAGFEVRDVHATHYGRVCPIETPEGPNIGLINSLSVYARTNDYGFLETPYRKVVNGQVTEEIEYLSAIEEGNFVIAQANSNLDDEFRFTDTYVTCRGEHGESGLYRPEEIHYMDVSTQQVVSVAAALIPFLEHDDANRALMGANMQRQAVPTLRADKPLVGTGIEKAVALDSGVAVVAKRGGTIQYVDASRIVVKVNEDETVAGEAGIDIYNLIKYTRSNQNTCINQIPCVKLGEPVERGEILADGPSTDLGELALGQNIRVAFMPWNGYNFEDSMLVSERVVQEDRFTTIHIQELSCVARDTKLGAEEITADIPNVGESALSKLDESGIVYIGAEVKGGDILVGKVTPKGETQLTPEEKLLRAIFGEKASDVKDSSLRVPNGTSGTVIDVQVFTRDGVEKDKRAKDIEEIQLREAKKDLTEELEILEAGLFTRVRNLLIEGGVSEAALDKVDREKWLEQTLDDEAKQNQLEQLAEQHEELRKEFERKLEIKRNKIIQGDDLAPGVLKVVKVYLAVKRQIQPGDKMAGRHGNKGVISKINPVEDMPYDENGQPVEIVLNPLGVPSRMNIGQILETHLGLAARGIGDQINAMIKQQQSVAKLRDYMQKAYDLGHGSQVVDLSKFTDEEVMTLAQNLRKGLPLATPVFDGAHEKEIKGLLELGGLPTSGQITLYDGRTGEKFERPVTVGYMYMLKLNHLVDDKMHARSTGSYSLVTQQPLGGKAQFGGQRFGEMEVWALEAYGAAYTLQEMLTVKSDDVNGRTKMYKNIVDGTHYMEPGMPESFNVITKEIRALAIDMELDEA; encoded by the coding sequence ATGGCATACTCATATTCCGAGAAAAAGCGTATCCGTAAGAGCTTTGGCAAACGTCCACAAGTTCTGAACGTACCTTATCTATTAACCATTCAGCTCGATTCTTTCGATAAATTCATCCAAAGAGATCCTGAAGGACAACAAGGTTTAGAAGCGGCATTCCGTTCAGTGTTCCCGATTGTCAGCAACAACGGCAGCACCGAATTACAATACGTTTCTTACGAATTAGGTGAACCTGTGTTTGACGTGCGTGAATGCCAAATTCGTGGCACGACCTATGCAGCTCCATTGCGTGTGAAATTACGTTTAGTGACGTTTGATCGTGAAGCGGCAGCAGGCACGGTGAAAGACATCAAAGAACAAAACGTTTATATGGGTGAAATCCCATTGATGACCGACAACGGGACTTTTGTGATCAACGGGACGGAGCGTGTTATCGTTTCACAATTACACCGTAGCCCAGGCGTGTTCTTTGATTCTGATAAAGGCAAAACTCACGCATCAGGTAAAGTGTTGTACAACGCACGCATTATTCCTTACCGTGGTTCTTGGTTAGATTTTGAGTTCGACCCGAAAGACAACTTATACGCACGTATTGACCGTCGCCGTAAATTGCCAGCCACCATTATTTTACGTGCGTTAGGCTACACCACCGAAGAAATCTTGAACTTGTTCTTTGAGAAAGTGAATTTTGAAATCAAAGACAATCAATTATTGATGGAACTCGTGCCAGAGCGTTTGCGTGGTGAAACGGCAGCATTTGATATTGAAGCCGAAGGCAAAGTGTATGTAGAAAGCGGTCGCCGCATTACTGCACGCCATATCAGAGCATTAGAAAAAGATAATATTACTCAAATCAATGTACCAACCGAGTATATCGTTGGCAAAGTCACCGCAAGAGATTACATCGATCTTGAAACGGGTGAAGTGGTTTGCTCTGCGAATACCGAGCTAAACTTAGAATTATTAGCAAAATTGGCTCAAGCAGGTTATCACCAAATCGAAGTGTTATTTACCAACGATTTAGACTACGGTCCGTACATTTCTGAAACCTTGCGTGTGGATCCAACCTACGACCGTTTAAGTGCGTTGGTGGAAATCTACCGTATGATGCGTCCTGGCGAGCCACCAACGAAAGAAGCAGCAGAAGGCTTATTTGATAATATGTTCTTCTCAAGCGACCGCTATGATCTTTCAGCGGTAGGTCGTATGAAATTCAACCGTTCACTTGATATTCCTGAAGGCGAAGGCACGGGCATTCTAAGCAACGACGACATCATCGGCGTGATGAAGAAATTGATCGAAATCCGTAACGGTCGTGGCGAAGTGGACGATATTGACCACTTAGGTAACCGCCGTATTCGTTCTGTGGGCGAGATGGCAGAGAACCAATTCCGTATCGGTTTAGTGCGTGTTGAGCGTGCCGTGCGTGAGCGTCTTTCATTAGGCGATTTAGACGGCGTTGCCCCACAAGATTTGATCAATGCGAAACCAATTTCAGCGGCGGTGAAAGAGTTCTTTGGTTCATCACAGCTTTCGCAATTTATGGATCAAAACAACCCGCTTTCAGAGGTTACGCACAAACGCCGTATTTCGGCATTAGGCCCAGGTGGTTTAACCCGTGAACGTGCAGGCTTTGAAGTGCGAGACGTTCACGCTACCCACTATGGTCGTGTGTGTCCAATCGAAACCCCTGAAGGCCCGAACATCGGTTTGATCAACTCCCTTTCGGTGTATGCTCGTACCAACGATTACGGTTTCTTAGAAACGCCATACCGTAAAGTCGTCAATGGTCAAGTTACGGAAGAAATTGAATATTTATCTGCGATTGAAGAGGGTAACTTTGTCATCGCACAGGCGAACTCAAATTTAGATGACGAGTTCCGTTTCACTGACACTTATGTAACCTGTCGTGGTGAACACGGTGAGTCTGGCTTATATCGTCCAGAAGAAATTCACTATATGGACGTTTCAACCCAGCAAGTCGTTTCGGTGGCAGCAGCGTTAATTCCGTTCCTTGAACACGACGATGCGAACCGTGCCTTGATGGGGGCGAACATGCAACGTCAAGCGGTGCCAACCTTGCGTGCAGACAAACCATTAGTCGGTACGGGTATCGAAAAAGCGGTAGCGTTAGACTCGGGCGTTGCAGTGGTAGCAAAACGTGGTGGTACGATCCAATACGTTGATGCGTCTCGTATCGTGGTGAAAGTCAATGAAGATGAAACCGTTGCAGGCGAAGCGGGTATTGATATTTATAACTTAATCAAATACACCCGTTCAAACCAAAACACCTGTATCAACCAAATTCCGTGCGTGAAATTGGGTGAGCCAGTAGAACGTGGTGAAATTTTGGCGGACGGCCCTTCAACGGATTTAGGTGAATTAGCACTCGGTCAAAACATTCGTGTGGCGTTTATGCCGTGGAATGGTTACAACTTTGAAGACTCAATGTTAGTGTCTGAACGTGTGGTTCAAGAAGATCGCTTTACCACCATTCACATTCAAGAGCTTTCTTGTGTGGCTCGTGATACCAAACTCGGTGCAGAAGAGATCACCGCCGATATTCCAAACGTGGGTGAATCCGCATTAAGCAAATTAGACGAGTCAGGTATTGTTTACATCGGTGCGGAAGTCAAAGGTGGCGACATCCTAGTGGGTAAAGTGACCCCGAAAGGCGAAACTCAATTAACGCCAGAAGAGAAACTTCTCCGTGCCATCTTCGGTGAAAAAGCGTCTGACGTTAAAGATTCTTCATTGCGTGTACCAAACGGTACATCAGGTACGGTTATCGACGTTCAAGTCTTCACTCGTGATGGCGTAGAAAAAGATAAACGTGCGAAAGATATCGAAGAAATCCAACTTCGTGAAGCGAAAAAAGACTTAACCGAAGAGTTGGAAATCCTAGAAGCAGGTTTATTCACTCGTGTGCGTAACTTGTTGATTGAAGGTGGTGTATCTGAAGCGGCGTTGGATAAAGTTGATCGTGAAAAATGGTTAGAACAAACCTTAGACGACGAAGCAAAACAAAACCAATTAGAACAGCTTGCAGAACAGCACGAAGAGCTGCGTAAAGAGTTTGAACGTAAACTGGAAATCAAACGTAACAAGATCATCCAAGGGGACGACTTAGCTCCTGGCGTATTGAAAGTGGTGAAAGTTTACCTTGCGGTGAAACGCCAAATTCAACCAGGTGACAAAATGGCAGGTCGCCACGGTAACAAAGGGGTTATCTCGAAAATCAACCCAGTGGAAGATATGCCATACGATGAAAACGGTCAGCCTGTGGAAATTGTCTTGAACCCGTTGGGCGTTCCGTCTCGTATGAACATCGGTCAGATCTTAGAAACCCACTTAGGTTTAGCGGCTCGTGGTATCGGTGATCAAATCAATGCGATGATCAAACAACAGCAATCAGTGGCGAAATTGCGTGACTATATGCAAAAAGCCTACGATCTTGGTCACGGTTCACAAGTGGTTGATTTAAGCAAATTCACCGATGAAGAAGTGATGACCCTTGCACAAAACTTACGTAAAGGTTTACCGCTTGCAACCCCAGTATTTGACGGTGCACACGAGAAAGAAATCAAAGGCTTATTAGAGTTAGGCGGCTTGCCGACTTCTGGTCAGATTACCCTTTACGATGGTCGTACAGGTGAGAAATTTGAGCGTCCAGTAACCGTCGGTTATATGTATATGCTCAAATTGAACCACTTAGTTGATGACAAAATGCACGCACGTTCAACGGGTTCTTATAGTCTTGTGACGCAACAACCACTTGGTGGTAAAGCCCAATTCGGTGGTCAGCGTTTCGGTGAGATGGAGGTATGGGCATTAGAAGCATACGGTGCAGCTTATACGCTTCAAGAAATGCTCACGGTGAAATCGGACGATGTGAACGGTCGTACGAAGATGTACAAAAACATCGTGGACGGCACACACTATATGGAACCAGGTATGCCAGAGTCGTTCAACGTAATCACCAAAGAGATCCGTGCATTAGCGATCGATATGGAGTTGGACGAGGCGTAA